The Puntigrus tetrazona isolate hp1 chromosome 4, ASM1883169v1, whole genome shotgun sequence genome includes a window with the following:
- the tnni4a gene encoding troponin I4a, which translates to MSEGPKKAKSKYSATRRLQLKSKLLKKAESLLVKEKEQKEVERENTLRERAPPLNLSGLSVQELQELCRDLHHKIDIVDEARYDLNIKVTRNDAEILSLTQKIYELKGKMKRPNLRRVKKSADAMLGALTDTRVMKADFKANLKTVKKEEEKKEEVTDWRKNVEAMSGMEGRKKLFDAGQ; encoded by the exons ACCG AAAAAGGCCAAATCCAAATACTCAGCAACACGCAGACTTCAGCTGAAG AGCAAACTGCTGAAAAAGGCAGAAAGCTTGCtggtgaaagaaaaagagcagaaaGAAGTGGAGAGAGAAAACACCCTGAGGGAGAGAGCGCCGCCCCTCAATCTCTCAGGCCTCTCGGTCCAAGAACTGCAG GAGCTTTGTAGAGATTTGCACCACAAGATTGACATTGTGGATGAAGCGCGCTATGACCTCAATATAAAGGTCACCAGAAATGATGCAGAg ATTCTCTCATTAACCCAAAAGATCTATGAACTGAAGGGAAAAATGAAGCGGCCGAACTTGAGAAGGGTGAAGAAGTCGGCGGATGCCATGCTGGGAGCGCTCACAGACACCAGAGTCATGAAAGCTGACTTCAAAGCCAACctcaaaacagttaaaaaagaagaagaaaag AAGGAAGAGGTCACAGACTGGAGGAAAAACGTGGAGGCGATGTCAGGCATGGAGGGCAGGAAGAAGCTTTTCGATGCCGGACAGTAG